Genomic window (Nevskia ramosa DSM 11499):
CTGCGCACCGCGATGGTGCGACGGCACGATGCATGCGAATTCGATGCCATGGACGATCGCGGCCGCTGCCGGCTCTGATCACCGTCCAGCCATGTGAACATCGGGCGCATGAGCAACGCGATTCCACGAACCGAATGCCGATGAGCCGACCCGTCACCCCGCCGTCACGATGCCCTGCGCCGCTGCTCGGCGAACTCGATCTGCATCTGTTTGCCGAAGGCCGGCACCGCGAGCTCGGCCGAGTCATGGGCGCGCAGCCGATGGTCGTCGACGAGCTGCCCGGCGTGCGTTTCGCAGCCTGGGCGCCGAATGCCAGGCAGCTTGCCGTGGTCGGCGATTTCAACGGCTGGGATGGCCGCAATCATGCGATGCAGCTGCGGCCCGAGGCCGGCATCTGGGAACTGTTTGTCGCCGGTCTCGAAGTCGGCGCGCTGTACCAGTTCGAGGTCATCGACCGCGACGGCGTCCGGGTGCTGAAGGCCGATCCGTTTGCGCGCCAGACCGAAGTGCCGCCCGGCACGGCTTCGATCGTGGCCGCTGCTTCACTGCCGGTTGCGCCGTTGGCGGACCGCGACAAGCGACAGCGCCGCGACGCGCCGATCGCCATCTACGAAGTCCATGCCGGTTCCTGGCAGCGCAATGATTTCGGCAGCGGGCCAGCGCCGGACTGGGATCAGCTCGCCGAACGCCTGGTGCCTTACGTCGCATCGCTGAACTTCACCCACATCGAGCTGATGCCGGTGATGGAGTATCCGTTCGGTGGCAGCTGGGGTTATCAGCCGCTGAGCCTGTACGCGCCGACCGCGCGTTACGGCACGCCGGAAGCCTTCGGCCGCTTCGTCGCCGCCTGTCATGCGGCGGACATCGGCGTGATTCTCGACTGGGTGCCGGCGCATTTCCCGGCCGACGGTCACGGCCTGCGCCGCTTCGACGGCACCGCGCTCTACGAACACGAAGACCCGCGCGAGGGCTATCACCCGGACTGGAACACGCTGATCTACAACTACGGCCGCAACGAGGTGCGTGGCTTCCTGATCGGCAGCGCACTGCATTTCATCGAGCACTACGGCATCGACGGACTCAGAGTCGACGCCGTCGCCTCGATGCTGCACCGGGACTATTCGCGGCCAGCCGGCCAGTGGATTCCGAACATCCACGGCGGCCGCGAGAACCTCGAAGCGATCGCCTTCGTCCGCGAGCTGAACGCCGTGGTCGCCGAGCGCTGTCCGGGCGCGATCGTCATCGCCGAGGAGTCGACCTCCTGGCCCGGCGTCACTGCCGACACCTCGTCCTCTGGCCTCGGCTTTGCTTACAAGTGGAACATGGGCTGGATGCACGACACCTTGCAGTATTTCGCGCGCGATCACGCGCAGCGTCGCTGGCATCACGCCGACATCACCTTCGGCCTGACCTACGCGCATGCCGAAGCCTTCGTCTTGCCGCTGTCGCACGACGAGGTCGTGCATCTGAAGAAAGCCTTGGTTGCCAAGCTGCCCGGCGATGCCTGGCAGCGCCACGCCGGCCTGCGCGCCTACTACGGGCTGATGTGGGCTTATCCGGGCAAGAAGCTGCTGTTCATGGGCGGCGAGATCGCCCAGGAACGCGAGTGGAATCACGACAGCCAGCTGGACTGGGCGGGTCTGTCTGATCCGAGGAAGGCGGGCCTGCAGCGCTGGGTCGGCGATCTCAACGCGCTGTACGGCAGTGAACCGGCGCTGCATCGCGGCGACTGCGACGCGCGCGGCTTCCGCTGGGTGGTGGTCGACGACACGGTCAACAGCGTGTTCGCCTGGCTGCGTTTCGATCCGACGGGTGCCGCGCCGGCCGTGCTGATGATCTGCAACTTCACGCCGCGAGTGCTGCATGGCTATCGCGTCGGCGTGTCGAAAGCCGGCGTCTGGCAGGAGCGCTTGAACAGCGATGCCACGCACTACGGCGGTAGCGATGTCGCCAACGTTGGCGATCTTGTAGCGCTCGACGAGCCCAGCCACGGCTGGCCGGCCAGCCTTGCCTTGAGCCTGCCGCCGCTCGCCTGTCTGCTGCTGGTGGCTCAGTCGTGACCGGCTTTGGCACGTCGCAGCGGCGTCTCGATCCCGGCCAGCCGTATCCGCTGGGCGCGACCTGGGACGGCAGCGGCGTCAACTTCGCGGTGTTCTCCGCGCACGCGGAAAAGATCGAGCTATGCCTGTTCGATGCTTCCGGCAAGCGCGAGCTGGAACGTCTGGCGCTGCCCGAATGCACCGATCAGGTCTGGCACGGCTACTTGCCG
Coding sequences:
- the glgB gene encoding 1,4-alpha-glucan branching protein GlgB; the protein is MSRPVTPPSRCPAPLLGELDLHLFAEGRHRELGRVMGAQPMVVDELPGVRFAAWAPNARQLAVVGDFNGWDGRNHAMQLRPEAGIWELFVAGLEVGALYQFEVIDRDGVRVLKADPFARQTEVPPGTASIVAAASLPVAPLADRDKRQRRDAPIAIYEVHAGSWQRNDFGSGPAPDWDQLAERLVPYVASLNFTHIELMPVMEYPFGGSWGYQPLSLYAPTARYGTPEAFGRFVAACHAADIGVILDWVPAHFPADGHGLRRFDGTALYEHEDPREGYHPDWNTLIYNYGRNEVRGFLIGSALHFIEHYGIDGLRVDAVASMLHRDYSRPAGQWIPNIHGGRENLEAIAFVRELNAVVAERCPGAIVIAEESTSWPGVTADTSSSGLGFAYKWNMGWMHDTLQYFARDHAQRRWHHADITFGLTYAHAEAFVLPLSHDEVVHLKKALVAKLPGDAWQRHAGLRAYYGLMWAYPGKKLLFMGGEIAQEREWNHDSQLDWAGLSDPRKAGLQRWVGDLNALYGSEPALHRGDCDARGFRWVVVDDTVNSVFAWLRFDPTGAAPAVLMICNFTPRVLHGYRVGVSKAGVWQERLNSDATHYGGSDVANVGDLVALDEPSHGWPASLALSLPPLACLLLVAQS